Proteins co-encoded in one Arachis stenosperma cultivar V10309 chromosome 7, arast.V10309.gnm1.PFL2, whole genome shotgun sequence genomic window:
- the LOC130940817 gene encoding sodium/calcium exchanger NCL-like, with amino-acid sequence MKSIISNKPYFTILVLTVFVVVAIHHVECRILHTYTSPYDELLVSDGVDNNNNNNNNNERQEVFVVDESSSSSSGGKYCKQMYGFLPCSNNIFGHLFLILVYEYLLFHGESYLAAGGEQIFKILGPGVFGASAFDILGALPESLILVVTGLSSDKESAQEYASTGVGLLAGSSILLLTVVWGTCVIIGKQKLKLDSDSDATNSSCGGIKESLTCYGITMDVDTRKMARNMVFSVTPLIIMQITNLFPNSSTLRNVTLMIAFIVAVIFLISYFIYQVFKPQIEKTRLEYIKHDDLILRILQRVEKQTLQKILAEDGTPNVNAISGLYQEISQHEGKDLSASEVKELLLKNKLSDTNIKEEQIADMLKIFDKNGDQIITKEEFVSGLTEYINQTKHALDRQYLPKESLNKVYQTFIKPWIEHVRKERELKGHLVSQVLKHVQSEDVVGRLLNDDGTADKAAIRRLFEEVDVNGDNHVSRSELERIVKDIHFSKAVDAEEALSKLVQDLDVNRDNEISEKEFVDGFTKWINSNSSQAANSKSSSHGTHQTWEDVEKVMEQNQSKGATAWLEAIGYVVLGITMLSLLAEPLIASVQNFSEEAGLSSFSISFILVPLATNFREATAAIKEASHKKSSNTCQTIYEIYGAVFMNNILGFVVISILIYVRDITWEFSADVLVVAIVCAVMGIAASFRTTFPLWTSIPAYLLYLISLLFVFVLKDIFNYV; translated from the exons ATGAAGAGCATAATTTCTAATAAACCATACTTCACTATTCTTGTTCTTACTGTTTTTGTTGTAGTAGCAATTCATCATGTTGAATGCCGCATTCTCCACACATACACTAGTCCTTATGATGAGTTATTAGTCTCTGATGGagttgataataataataataataataataataatgaaagacAAGAGGTTTTTGTTGTTGATgagtcttcttcttcttcttctggtGGGAAGTATTGCAAACAAATGTATGGGTTCTTGCCATGTTCCAACAACATTTTTGGTCACTTGTTCCTGATATTGGTGTATGAGTACTTGTTGTTCCATGGTGAATCATACTTGGCTGCTGGTGGTGAACAAATCTTCAAGATTCTTGGACCTGGTGTCTTTGGTGCTAGTGCCTTTGACATTCTTGGTGCTCTTCCTGAGTCTTTAATTCTAGTTG TGACTGGACTTTCAAGTGATAAGGAGAGTGCACAAGAGTATGCTTCAACTGGAGTTGGTTTGTTGGCTGGTTCTTCTATCTTGCTTCTCACTGTTGTGTGGGGAACCTGTGTCATCATTGGCAAGCAAAAGTTGAAACTTGACTCTGATTCTGATGCTACAAACTCATCATGTGGAGGGATAAAAGAATCACttacat GTTATGGAATTACCATGGATGTGGACACAAGAAAGATGGCAAGAAACATGGTTTTCTCAGTGACACCACTGATTATAATGCAGATTACGAATTTGTTCCCAAACTCTTCCACACTGCGCAATGTGACATTAATGattgcttttattgtagctgtCATTTTCCTCATCTCATACTTCATTTACCAG GTATTCAAACCTCAGATAGAGAAAACAAGACTAGAGTATATAAAACATGATGATTTGATATTAAGAATATTGCAACGTGTTGAAAAGCAAACTCTGCAAAAGATTCTGGCTGAGGATGGCACTCCTAATGTTAATGCCATAAGTGG GCTATATCAAGAAATTAGTCAACATGAGGGAAAGGATTTATCAGCATCAGAAGTAAAAGAGTTACTACTCAAGAACAAATTATCAGACACAAACATCAAAGAGGAACAGATAGCAGACATGTTGAAGATTTTTGACAAAAATGGTGACCAAATTATAACCAAGGAAGAATTTGTGAGTGGCTTGACAGAATATATTAACCAAACAAAACATGCTTTGGATAGACAATACCTCCCAAAAGAATCACTCAACAAAGTGTATCAG ACATTTATCAAGCCATGGATTGAACATgtgaggaaagaaagagaattgAAGGGACATCTTGTATCTCAAGTCTTGAAGCATGTCCAGAGTGAGGATGTGGTTGGCAGGCTCCTTAATGATGATGGCACAGCTGATAAAGCCGCCATTAGAAG GCTATTTGAGGAAGTTGATGTCAATGGAGATAACCATGTTTCAAGATCTGAGCTAGAAAGAATAGTGAAAGACATCCATTTTAGTAAGGCTGTCGATGCGGAGGAGGCACTCTCGAAACTTGTTCAAGATCTTGATGTCAATAGAGACAATGAAATCAGCGAGAAAGAATTTGTTGATGGTTTCACAAAATGGATAAACTCAAATTCCAGCCAAGCTGCTAATTCAAAATCTTCATCTCATGGAACTCATCAA ACATGGGAAGATGTTGAGAAGGTGATGGAACAAAACCAAAGCAAAGGAGCAACTGCATGGTTGGAGGCTATAGGATATGTGGTGTTGGGAATTACCATGTTGTCCCTTCTTGCAGAGCCACTAATAGCAAGTGTCCAGAACTTCTCTGAAGAAGCAggactttcttctttttccatcTCATTTATCTTGGTACCTCTGGCCACAAATTTCAGAGAAGCAActgcagcaatcaaagaagctaGTCACAAGAAGAGCAGCAACACTTGTCAAACAATATATGAG ATATATGGAGCAGTGTTCATGAACAACATTCTTGGATTTGTGGTGATATCTATTCTGATATATGTGAGGGACATAACTTGGGAATTCTCAGCAGATGTTCTTGTTGTGGCCATTGTTTGTGCTGTCATGGGGATTGCTGCTAGTTTCCGCACCACTTTCCCTCTTTGGACATCAATCCCTGCATACCTCTTATACCTCATCTCATTgctctttgtttttgttctcaaaGATATCTTCAACTATGTTTAG